One stretch of Leadbetterella byssophila DSM 17132 DNA includes these proteins:
- a CDS encoding ISAon1 family transposase, which translates to MVAGTKVDVVIKVLQQLPEKKRKKVQEITLDMAPNMEQIAKRCFPKASRVTDRFHVQRLAIDALQDIRIQHRWEAIDKENEAIEQAKSSGTDYQVPILSNGDTLRQLLARSRYLLYKKQKNWTESQQQRAKILFDIYPDLKIAYDLTNQLSQIFTKSPDKIWGLTRLAKWHEKVRQMGFKTFNSVAKSIENHYQTILNYFDNRSTNAAAESFNRNGEPCKDQGI; encoded by the coding sequence ATTGTAGCAGGCACTAAGGTCGATGTAGTAATAAAAGTGCTTCAACAGCTACCGGAAAAAAAGCGAAAAAAGGTTCAGGAAATTACACTAGATATGGCTCCGAATATGGAGCAAATAGCAAAACGTTGTTTCCCCAAGGCAAGCCGAGTGACAGACCGATTTCATGTGCAACGACTAGCTATTGACGCATTACAAGACATCCGCATTCAACATAGATGGGAGGCCATAGACAAGGAAAATGAAGCGATAGAACAAGCTAAATCAAGCGGCACGGATTACCAAGTACCAATATTGTCTAACGGAGACACCCTGCGTCAGCTACTGGCGAGAAGCAGATATTTGCTATACAAAAAACAAAAAAACTGGACCGAAAGCCAGCAGCAGCGCGCTAAAATTCTATTTGATATATATCCAGACTTAAAAATAGCTTACGATTTAACCAACCAACTAAGTCAAATATTTACAAAATCTCCCGACAAAATCTGGGGCCTAACTCGACTGGCCAAATGGCATGAAAAAGTCAGGCAGATGGGATTTAAAACATTTAATTCCGTCGCAAAATCAATAGAAAATCACTACCAAACTATTCTAAACTACTTTGACAACCGGTCAACCAATGCTGCAGCAGAATCCTTCAATCGCAACGGCGAACCGTGCAAAGATCAAGGCATTTAG
- a CDS encoding transposase, with the protein MSKHRKTWSLEEKEKIVLHSIQHGVSYSSREFGVSTVSIYNWKEKFEKLGKSGLEAGAMTDAERELKQLRRENEALKRIVAEKELAIQIKDSLLKKSQSLKK; encoded by the coding sequence ATGTCAAAACATCGAAAAACATGGAGTTTGGAGGAGAAAGAGAAGATTGTACTTCATTCTATCCAGCACGGCGTAAGTTATTCATCGCGAGAATTTGGGGTTTCTACTGTGAGTATTTATAATTGGAAAGAGAAATTTGAGAAGTTAGGCAAAAGTGGCTTGGAAGCAGGAGCAATGACAGATGCCGAGCGTGAACTCAAACAATTACGTCGTGAAAACGAAGCTCTAAAAAGGATAGTTGCTGAAAAAGAGTTAGCTATTCAAATTAAAGATTCCCTTTTAAAAAAAAGTCAATCTCTAAAGAAATAA
- a CDS encoding IS3 family transposase: MDYILQETKTLLEGEFVDYGYYKTYRYLNQEKGLRIGAYRTYKLMKENNLLKFQRSNTKRISRNWVKELVPIVQREFAFLEFDIKYVYIQGKRTNAQVLTILDVFSRWQLGQYIANSIKSEDVINLFEQIYKLIRYQSNL; the protein is encoded by the coding sequence ATGGATTATATTTTACAAGAAACTAAAACACTTCTGGAGGGCGAATTTGTGGATTATGGGTATTATAAAACCTACCGCTATTTAAACCAAGAAAAGGGATTGAGAATTGGGGCTTATAGAACCTATAAGCTCATGAAGGAAAACAATTTATTAAAATTTCAACGCAGTAATACCAAGAGAATAAGTAGGAACTGGGTAAAAGAACTCGTTCCCATTGTACAAAGAGAATTTGCATTCCTAGAATTTGATATTAAATATGTATATATCCAAGGAAAACGCACAAATGCGCAAGTACTGACAATTTTGGATGTTTTTTCGAGATGGCAATTGGGACAATACATCGCAAATTCTATTAAATCTGAAGATGTAATAAATCTATTTGAACAAATTTACAAACTTATCCGATACCAAAGCAATTTATAG
- a CDS encoding IS3 family transposase yields MEAYHSILESAVCQRFEFESLQEFKQVMIRWKKFYNFERIHGGLHYKSPRKFLESIGVKIDPNW; encoded by the coding sequence ATAGAAGCCTACCATTCAATTCTGGAAAGTGCTGTATGTCAACGATTTGAATTTGAAAGCCTACAAGAATTTAAACAAGTAATGATAAGATGGAAAAAATTCTATAATTTCGAAAGAATACATGGCGGTCTTCACTATAAGTCCCCTAGAAAATTCCTCGAATCAATTGGTGTAAAAATTGATCCGAATTGGTGA
- a CDS encoding ligand-binding sensor domain-containing protein: MNRKIILIYLIIILTLNFSCVEKKSKEGETNKSELEATSKTDTLKFTSGIRAIFQDSKGNYWFGSHNEGVSFYNGKSFEYFTTNEGLSDNQIRSIQEDKNGKIWFGTARGVSVYDKVKFTNYPSINNNPIFDWNKTNGDLWFNAGEEDGINRFDGINMNYLIFPKPKNKNADNADNTYGVTGISKDKDGKVWIATYAALFNYDGKMVNIFDHEKLNLKDNELLHIRSVLADSKGRIWIGNNGIGVLLMEGNSIINFSEKNNLIHPTSKRNGNKSEPGTLEHPFAIEEDSEGNIWFGDVYTGAWKYNGKTFVLNAITWTLFLIYFTNSDQFLHQLIRGIF; the protein is encoded by the coding sequence ATGAATAGAAAAATAATTTTGATTTATCTAATAATCATATTGACCCTAAACTTTTCTTGCGTTGAGAAAAAATCAAAAGAAGGAGAAACTAACAAGTCTGAATTGGAGGCAACTTCAAAAACTGACACTTTGAAATTTACTTCGGGAATACGTGCTATCTTTCAAGACAGTAAAGGTAACTATTGGTTTGGAAGTCATAATGAAGGTGTAAGTTTTTATAATGGAAAATCATTTGAATACTTTACAACTAATGAAGGTTTATCTGACAATCAAATCCGTTCAATCCAAGAGGACAAGAATGGGAAAATTTGGTTTGGAACTGCAAGAGGTGTTAGTGTATATGACAAAGTAAAGTTTACTAATTATCCGTCTATAAATAACAACCCAATATTTGATTGGAATAAAACCAATGGAGATTTATGGTTTAATGCGGGTGAGGAAGACGGAATAAATCGTTTTGACGGAATAAATATGAACTATTTGATTTTCCCAAAACCCAAAAATAAAAATGCTGATAATGCTGACAATACTTACGGTGTTACGGGTATCTCAAAAGATAAAGACGGTAAGGTTTGGATTGCGACTTATGCAGCACTATTTAACTATGATGGTAAAATGGTAAATATCTTTGATCATGAAAAATTAAACCTAAAAGATAATGAGCTGCTGCATATCAGAAGTGTATTAGCAGATTCAAAAGGTCGAATTTGGATAGGAAATAATGGGATTGGCGTTTTGCTAATGGAAGGTAATTCAATCATAAATTTTTCTGAAAAGAATAATTTAATCCATCCAACAAGTAAAAGAAATGGAAATAAATCAGAACCAGGTACACTTGAACACCCTTTTGCTATTGAAGAAGATTCAGAAGGCAATATTTGGTTTGGAGATGTATATACAGGAGCTTGGAAATATAACGGTAAAACTTTTGTCTTAAACGCAATTACTTGGACACTATTTTTAATTTATTTCACCAATTCGGATCAATTTTTACACCAATTGATTCGAGGAATTTTCTAG
- a CDS encoding HAD family hydrolase, with amino-acid sequence MKYYVQLFSPHGLIRHKNAEIGRDKDTGGQVKYVLELLEALSHDHRIRKIDLVTRKIVDKRVPSDYGREIEIVNDKARIVRIQCGGLLYKEKESLWNHLDEFVDKVIRFTEAQEDFPDVVHGHYADGNYIAGELSKVFNTIFIATGHSLGRNKKNILLREGLSAEKINTRFNIEKRIQVEENTLSMADAIIVSTQHEIASQYKLYENNGKARFQVIPPGINHHIFYPYFRAVMPGFTMSTEEEIATFRINSEIERFLFSPEKPLILSIGRADKRKNFETIINSYGKDKELQAMANLAIFAGVRKDISLMSPDEQETLTNLLLLMDKYDLYGKMAIPKKNDPFNEVPEIYRIAARKKGVFINATPGENFGLTIVESAACGLPVVASPTGGPKDIVENLENGLLVNVEKPEEIANGLKSVLADGQQWEEYSEKGIIRSKEMYSWDAHAKKYIQLLDSISEKEQKTETGKAPGNTLLKTPVYFISDLDGTLIEGEEAPGLSELVDFLKENNNRVVFGISTGRNVQLTREALSQHPLLSRAEIIICSVGTEIYYTSDFIADKGWEKHINYQWERKKLLEALNDHSALELQEEEAQTPHKLSYYIKGVFGDDQLAELYKMLDDKQLRAKIFVTDNTHLDLVPVRSGKGKALHYLSYKWKKPIQNFIVSGNGGNDIGMLGGRTNGIVVSNHSPELVVLKENSNVYFSKNPLAEGVLEGIRHYIKNRKHLYKILEENINT; translated from the coding sequence ATGAAATATTATGTACAATTATTTAGCCCTCATGGTCTTATCCGGCACAAAAATGCGGAAATAGGTCGTGATAAAGATACCGGGGGGCAAGTGAAATATGTTTTGGAGCTTCTGGAAGCCCTTTCCCATGATCACCGAATCCGGAAAATAGATTTAGTTACCCGGAAAATAGTGGATAAAAGGGTGCCTTCCGATTATGGCAGGGAAATAGAGATCGTCAATGACAAAGCGCGTATTGTCAGAATCCAGTGTGGCGGGCTCTTATATAAAGAAAAGGAGTCACTCTGGAATCACCTGGATGAATTTGTCGACAAAGTGATACGCTTCACTGAGGCCCAGGAGGATTTTCCCGATGTTGTACACGGGCACTATGCAGACGGTAATTATATTGCGGGGGAGCTGAGCAAGGTTTTTAACACTATATTTATAGCTACCGGGCACTCTTTAGGCCGGAATAAAAAAAACATTCTGCTCCGGGAAGGCCTCTCTGCTGAAAAAATAAACACCCGGTTTAATATTGAAAAACGCATCCAGGTAGAAGAAAACACCCTTTCAATGGCGGATGCTATTATTGTTAGTACGCAACATGAAATAGCGTCACAATATAAACTGTATGAAAATAATGGTAAAGCTAGATTCCAGGTTATTCCTCCCGGCATAAATCACCACATTTTTTATCCGTATTTCAGGGCAGTTATGCCCGGTTTTACCATGAGCACGGAAGAGGAGATTGCCACTTTCCGTATAAATTCCGAAATAGAGCGGTTTTTATTTTCACCGGAAAAACCGTTAATACTGTCTATTGGCCGGGCTGATAAACGCAAGAATTTTGAAACCATCATTAATAGTTACGGCAAAGACAAGGAACTACAGGCCATGGCTAACCTGGCTATTTTCGCAGGAGTTAGAAAAGACATTAGCTTAATGTCGCCTGACGAACAGGAAACCCTTACGAACCTGCTGCTTTTAATGGACAAATATGACCTTTACGGGAAGATGGCTATTCCTAAAAAGAATGATCCTTTTAATGAAGTTCCCGAAATTTACCGGATAGCCGCCAGAAAAAAAGGGGTTTTTATCAATGCCACGCCCGGAGAAAACTTCGGTCTGACCATAGTAGAATCTGCGGCGTGTGGTTTACCAGTTGTAGCCTCACCTACGGGCGGCCCAAAGGATATAGTGGAAAATTTGGAAAACGGCTTGCTAGTAAATGTAGAAAAACCGGAAGAAATCGCGAACGGGCTTAAATCTGTTCTGGCCGATGGGCAGCAATGGGAGGAATATTCAGAAAAGGGAATAATAAGGAGCAAGGAAATGTACTCCTGGGATGCTCACGCAAAAAAATACATACAGCTTTTAGATTCCATATCTGAAAAAGAGCAGAAAACTGAAACGGGAAAAGCCCCTGGAAATACGCTTCTGAAAACGCCGGTGTATTTTATTTCTGATCTGGACGGAACGTTAATAGAAGGAGAGGAAGCGCCCGGCTTATCTGAGCTTGTCGACTTTTTAAAAGAAAATAATAACCGGGTAGTATTTGGTATATCCACTGGCAGAAATGTGCAATTAACCCGGGAAGCCCTATCTCAGCATCCGTTACTTTCCAGGGCAGAAATTATCATATGCTCTGTAGGTACCGAGATCTATTATACGTCAGATTTTATAGCCGATAAAGGTTGGGAAAAACACATTAATTATCAGTGGGAACGTAAAAAACTGCTGGAAGCATTAAATGACCACTCTGCTCTTGAACTCCAGGAGGAAGAAGCTCAAACTCCGCATAAACTAAGCTATTATATAAAAGGAGTATTCGGAGATGACCAGTTGGCAGAACTATACAAAATGCTGGACGACAAACAATTAAGAGCCAAAATATTTGTAACGGACAATACTCACCTGGATCTGGTACCTGTGCGTTCCGGTAAAGGTAAAGCACTGCATTATCTGAGCTACAAATGGAAAAAGCCGATTCAGAATTTTATAGTTTCCGGAAATGGCGGAAATGATATTGGAATGCTGGGAGGCAGAACAAACGGAATAGTAGTCAGTAACCACAGCCCTGAGCTGGTGGTATTGAAAGAAAACTCCAACGTCTATTTTTCGAAAAATCCTTTGGCGGAAGGGGTATTGGAGGGTATCCGGCATTATATTAAAAACAGGAAACATCTTTATAAAATATTGGAGGAAAATATTAATACGTAA
- a CDS encoding transposase has protein sequence MKKERRKFSADFKAKVALEAIKERNTVLQISSKYKISPAQVTKWKHEFLEKATTVFEKESPNQKESEKKEQELYSKIGELQVQVDFLKKVLGK, from the coding sequence ATGAAAAAAGAACGACGTAAATTTTCGGCTGATTTTAAAGCCAAGGTGGCACTTGAGGCTATCAAGGAACGAAATACTGTACTTCAGATTTCGAGCAAGTACAAGATTTCACCTGCACAGGTAACGAAATGGAAGCACGAATTTTTGGAGAAAGCGACAACGGTTTTTGAGAAGGAAAGCCCGAACCAGAAAGAGTCTGAGAAAAAAGAGCAGGAACTTTATTCCAAAATCGGAGAACTTCAAGTGCAGGTAGACTTTTTAAAAAAAGTCTTGGGGAAATGA
- a CDS encoding IS3 family transposase codes for MSVHQKRSLIVRSYRKLSVSKQCALLELPRSSYYFKSRGENLLNQFLMNKIDAKFTECPFYGVERMTDYINYNYGLGVNVKRIRRLYKIMALDTLMPKPGLSKKAKDAFIFPYLLNNLTIDRPNQVWQADITYIAMQRGFMRAAFRYKFAIIDVHSRKILGWGTSNTMSVAWMIEVLESVIRKYGKPEIFNSDQRSQFTSIKFVSLLKKHKIKQSVDGKGRALDNVFIERYWRSYKYEYLFLNPPKDAWELFSETEKYVKFYNKERRHEALERLTPNEVYFNYRKLPNVS; via the coding sequence ATGAGTGTGCACCAAAAGAGGAGTCTGATAGTTCGGTCTTACCGGAAGCTCTCGGTTAGTAAACAATGTGCTTTACTGGAACTTCCCCGTAGCAGCTACTACTTTAAATCACGAGGAGAGAATCTTCTTAATCAATTTCTTATGAATAAGATAGATGCCAAGTTTACAGAATGTCCTTTTTATGGAGTAGAGCGTATGACCGATTATATCAATTATAATTATGGGCTGGGAGTAAATGTAAAACGTATCCGCAGGCTGTATAAAATAATGGCTTTAGATACACTTATGCCGAAACCCGGTCTAAGTAAAAAGGCTAAAGACGCATTCATTTTCCCCTATTTACTCAATAATCTGACCATTGACAGGCCGAATCAGGTGTGGCAGGCTGATATAACCTACATAGCTATGCAAAGGGGCTTCATGCGGGCGGCGTTCCGCTATAAATTTGCAATCATTGATGTTCATTCTCGTAAGATCCTGGGCTGGGGAACTTCCAATACTATGAGTGTAGCCTGGATGATTGAGGTACTTGAATCGGTTATCCGAAAATACGGAAAACCCGAAATCTTCAACTCGGACCAGAGGAGTCAGTTTACTAGTATAAAGTTCGTGAGTTTGCTCAAAAAACACAAAATAAAACAGTCTGTGGACGGAAAAGGAAGAGCTTTGGATAACGTCTTCATTGAAAGGTATTGGAGGAGTTATAAGTACGAATATCTCTTCCTGAATCCTCCTAAAGATGCGTGGGAATTATTCTCCGAAACAGAAAAATATGTGAAATTTTACAACAAAGAAAGAAGGCATGAGGCTCTTGAACGCCTTACTCCCAATGAAGTATATTTTAACTATAGAAAACTACCAAATGTTTCTTAA
- a CDS encoding two-component regulator propeller domain-containing protein, which produces MSRIISAILLLLLSACHSPENYLENAAVETEGQAISNKFITSIVEDQYGYIWLGTTRGLNRYNGHEFTQFTFNNDSVSLQANVVSALLYDSKNRLWVGTSTHGVSLYENGKFKIIPTGSSSNFIAQILEDKSGKIIINTSNDICVFNPEKNTFESKLTYFSKFPNPTVLNLEAFDSNNRLWVATQNNISVYDPDFKLIKKLEIPAVKLIHSLYINEFGELWLSHSNGISIVDTDTIEFKQLPEKIATYTDFPASGISNIFRYNQRAVILKTFQNELFYFDFVTNTLVHQSHKDFPFAAPDFELTTVFTDSRNNLWFGSTDKGFEMVRKSEKIFNEKYLLENALQGKSIMKIVQAKDKNLWILTSKDGIYKYTVSDGQVTKATLPHTGFGKNGNLFFDSNGYLWVNSGNDLYQCSVHNSTVSIVKSYKFEETMSSIAEDDNGNIWVAGFGEYIYYKKGDTFEKKQFYKPGYNYTTGLTKLRSGEIAVSALGRGVFLINPNTLTTKNIEIKPSVTPFLPNQVFEDSNGNLWIPTHLNGLFTYSPTTRQTKNYLNAKAICNDASGIIEDSQGYLWIPTQNGLSKLDPKTDKAIVYFSEDGTGGNQYNFNALAKDDEGRLYFGGTHGITEINPLKAIPEQSNKIVIEKVTSDKHKLFETSSQSTPVKRIQLKNWNNSFSIHYTILNYSQLKNYKYEYKLEGYNDDWTDAGKSRQANFYKIPPGNYIFKVRASSNSQGEIFETAISLKMLPPWWASSPMILLYVLTLGGVSYVFFRLYSSWKTDKDKTLLAEREKQEAIRINELNFNYFSNISHEFRTPLTMIKGPVTMLSAQNLNPETLNLLSIIQRNVDKMLGLVNQILDFNNLKDGDSPLKTIYLDIIPEIRRNVDLFSFSAKEKNIRLSVQIESGPIMLYLDRDKFDKILSNILSNAIKYTPAGGNIEVLVSITDNEYPNTPSTETKLVKVDIKDTGIGIPKKDLKRVFERFYQVNHHNGLNHYGTGIGLNYSQRLIRAHHGEIEAFQNETGGTTISIVLPLGNQNYSPSEIISEDSVDKPQDSSISSPADNEIETLLGKKEKILIVDDEPEITHFLKTILSADFTIESVFNAEDAIKTMETFEADLIISDVLMPGMSGYDFCQYLKENIEYSHIPVILLTAKSTTQEQVKGLYKGADAYIVKPFDPLYLIAVVKSQINNRKKVREILTTTTTTKRMLSEAGISPHDKVLLNEFYALMNEELDNSELNIVKMTERLNLSRTKFYYKIKSLTGENPASFFKTYKLNKAAEYIKTGQYNISEIAYMTGFNTLSHFSISFKKQFGVSPSEFK; this is translated from the coding sequence ATGTCTCGTATAATATCTGCAATTCTCCTTCTACTTTTATCAGCATGCCACTCTCCTGAGAACTATCTGGAAAACGCCGCGGTAGAAACTGAAGGGCAAGCAATTTCAAATAAGTTTATAACCTCTATTGTAGAAGACCAGTACGGATATATCTGGCTGGGTACAACACGAGGACTAAACCGGTATAACGGGCATGAGTTTACACAATTTACTTTTAACAACGACAGCGTTAGCTTACAGGCTAACGTGGTAAGTGCACTTTTATACGACTCTAAAAACAGACTTTGGGTAGGAACTTCAACTCATGGAGTTTCATTGTACGAAAACGGAAAATTTAAAATAATCCCTACCGGTAGCTCCAGTAATTTTATAGCTCAGATTCTGGAAGACAAGTCCGGCAAAATAATCATCAACACAAGCAATGACATCTGTGTATTCAATCCTGAAAAGAATACATTTGAAAGTAAACTTACTTACTTCTCTAAATTTCCTAACCCAACTGTTCTTAATCTGGAAGCATTTGATTCTAATAATAGATTATGGGTAGCCACACAAAACAATATCTCCGTTTATGACCCTGATTTTAAACTTATCAAAAAACTGGAGATTCCAGCTGTTAAGCTAATCCATAGTTTATATATTAATGAATTTGGAGAACTGTGGCTGTCTCATTCTAATGGAATAAGCATAGTTGATACAGACACTATTGAATTTAAACAACTTCCCGAAAAAATAGCCACCTATACTGATTTTCCCGCCTCAGGCATTTCGAATATATTCAGGTACAATCAAAGGGCTGTGATTCTAAAGACTTTTCAGAATGAGCTCTTTTACTTTGATTTTGTTACCAATACATTGGTTCATCAGTCACACAAAGACTTTCCCTTCGCTGCTCCCGATTTTGAACTAACTACCGTCTTTACGGACTCTCGCAACAATCTTTGGTTTGGATCTACGGACAAAGGATTTGAAATGGTTAGAAAGTCAGAGAAGATTTTCAATGAAAAATATCTTTTGGAAAATGCTCTTCAAGGAAAATCTATCATGAAAATTGTTCAGGCTAAAGACAAAAACCTGTGGATTCTTACCAGCAAAGACGGTATATACAAATACACAGTAAGTGACGGTCAGGTCACAAAGGCAACCTTGCCACACACCGGATTTGGCAAAAACGGAAACCTTTTTTTTGATAGCAACGGATATCTTTGGGTAAACTCTGGTAATGATCTTTATCAATGCTCTGTACACAATTCCACCGTATCCATAGTCAAAAGCTACAAATTTGAGGAAACCATGTCTTCTATTGCAGAAGATGACAATGGCAATATCTGGGTGGCTGGATTTGGAGAGTACATCTATTACAAAAAGGGAGATACCTTTGAGAAGAAACAGTTTTATAAACCGGGCTATAACTATACTACGGGTTTAACCAAACTAAGAAGTGGTGAAATAGCTGTTTCTGCTCTTGGCAGAGGAGTATTCCTGATAAATCCTAACACATTAACCACGAAAAATATCGAAATCAAACCTTCTGTTACGCCTTTCCTACCCAATCAGGTCTTTGAAGATTCGAATGGAAACTTATGGATACCCACACACCTTAATGGCCTCTTCACTTATTCACCCACAACCAGACAAACAAAAAATTATCTGAATGCTAAAGCCATCTGCAATGATGCATCCGGCATTATTGAAGACAGTCAGGGCTATCTTTGGATACCTACCCAAAACGGATTGTCAAAACTAGATCCTAAAACAGACAAAGCCATCGTCTATTTTAGTGAGGACGGCACCGGAGGAAATCAGTACAACTTCAATGCATTAGCCAAAGATGATGAAGGCAGACTCTATTTCGGCGGAACTCACGGTATTACCGAAATTAACCCATTGAAAGCCATTCCTGAACAATCTAACAAGATAGTCATCGAAAAAGTCACTTCGGATAAACACAAACTATTTGAAACAAGTAGCCAAAGTACTCCGGTAAAGCGTATTCAGCTTAAGAATTGGAACAATTCCTTTAGTATTCACTATACTATTCTTAATTATAGCCAGCTGAAAAACTACAAATACGAATACAAATTAGAGGGATACAACGACGACTGGACTGATGCGGGAAAAAGCCGTCAGGCTAATTTCTACAAAATTCCTCCCGGTAACTATATTTTTAAAGTGCGGGCTTCCAGTAATAGTCAGGGCGAAATTTTCGAAACTGCTATTTCCTTAAAAATGCTTCCTCCCTGGTGGGCATCTTCACCTATGATTTTACTTTATGTTTTAACTTTAGGTGGTGTAAGCTATGTATTCTTCAGACTTTATTCTTCCTGGAAAACGGACAAAGACAAGACCTTACTTGCAGAGAGAGAAAAACAGGAGGCTATAAGAATTAATGAGCTCAATTTCAATTACTTTTCAAATATATCGCACGAATTCAGAACACCGCTTACCATGATTAAAGGGCCGGTAACCATGCTTTCCGCTCAAAATTTAAATCCGGAAACATTAAACCTGCTTTCTATCATCCAGCGTAACGTAGATAAAATGCTGGGACTCGTAAATCAAATTCTGGACTTTAATAACCTGAAAGATGGCGATTCTCCCCTTAAAACCATCTACTTAGACATTATTCCTGAAATAAGACGAAACGTGGACTTATTCTCTTTTTCAGCTAAAGAAAAGAATATCAGGCTTTCTGTTCAAATTGAAAGCGGACCTATTATGCTTTATCTGGATAGAGATAAATTTGATAAAATACTGTCTAACATTCTCTCAAATGCTATAAAATACACTCCGGCAGGTGGAAATATAGAAGTTCTTGTTAGTATAACGGATAATGAGTACCCAAACACTCCTTCAACAGAAACAAAACTGGTAAAAGTGGACATAAAGGACACAGGAATAGGAATTCCGAAAAAGGATCTAAAAAGGGTTTTTGAACGCTTCTATCAGGTTAATCACCACAATGGCTTAAACCATTACGGTACAGGAATCGGCTTAAATTACAGCCAAAGATTAATCAGAGCTCATCATGGAGAGATTGAAGCTTTTCAGAATGAGACAGGCGGAACCACAATTTCGATTGTACTTCCTCTAGGAAACCAAAACTACTCCCCTTCTGAAATCATAAGTGAAGATTCTGTGGACAAACCACAGGACTCTTCCATTTCTTCTCCTGCAGATAATGAAATTGAAACACTATTAGGAAAAAAAGAGAAAATACTCATAGTAGACGATGAACCAGAAATAACTCACTTTCTGAAAACCATTCTCTCAGCTGATTTTACAATCGAATCTGTTTTTAATGCAGAAGACGCGATAAAAACTATGGAAACCTTTGAGGCCGATTTGATTATCTCCGATGTTCTCATGCCCGGTATGAGCGGATACGACTTCTGTCAGTATCTTAAAGAAAACATAGAATACAGCCATATTCCGGTAATTTTACTAACGGCCAAAAGTACTACCCAGGAGCAGGTCAAAGGATTGTACAAAGGGGCCGATGCGTATATCGTAAAACCCTTTGATCCATTATATCTAATTGCAGTAGTAAAATCTCAAATTAATAACAGAAAGAAAGTCCGGGAAATTTTAACCACTACCACTACTACCAAAAGAATGTTGTCAGAAGCAGGCATTTCACCTCATGACAAAGTCCTGCTAAATGAATTTTATGCACTCATGAACGAAGAGTTGGACAACTCTGAACTGAACATTGTAAAAATGACAGAAAGACTTAATCTTAGCAGAACTAAGTTTTACTACAAGATAAAATCTTTAACCGGAGAAAACCCTGCATCTTTCTTCAAAACTTACAAGTTAAACAAGGCCGCTGAATATATTAAAACAGGTCAGTACAATATCTCAGAGATCGCATATATGACCGGTTTTAACACCTTGTCTCATTTCTCCATTAGTTTCAAAAAACAGTTTGGGGTATCACCCAGCGAGTTTAAGTAG